From the Amycolatopsis thermoflava N1165 genome, one window contains:
- a CDS encoding molybdenum cofactor biosynthesis protein B, which produces MERSAQRLGRALVVIVDDRAAHGEHEDTSGPLVQELLEEAGFIVDGVVLVHADTVAIRNALNTAVIGGVDLVITVGGTGVSPRDVTPDATIGVLDRPIPGIGEALRSSGLAAGAVDAGISRGLVGVSGSTLVVNLAGSRAAVRDGMATLSSLVPYVIDQLSGLDES; this is translated from the coding sequence ATGGAACGCAGTGCACAGCGGCTGGGCCGCGCGCTCGTGGTGATCGTGGACGACCGCGCGGCGCACGGCGAGCATGAGGACACCTCGGGCCCCCTGGTTCAGGAGCTGCTGGAGGAAGCCGGCTTCATCGTGGACGGCGTGGTGCTGGTGCACGCCGACACCGTGGCGATCCGCAACGCGCTCAACACCGCCGTCATCGGTGGTGTGGACCTCGTCATCACCGTCGGCGGCACCGGGGTGTCGCCGCGCGACGTCACCCCGGACGCGACGATCGGCGTGCTCGACCGGCCCATCCCCGGCATCGGCGAGGCCCTGCGCTCCTCCGGGCTCGCCGCCGGCGCGGTCGACGCGGGCATCTCGCGTGGCCTGGTCGGCGTGTCCGGCAGCACGCTGGTGGTCAACCTCGCCGGCTCGCGCGCCGCGGTGCGCGATGGCATGGCGACGTTGTCCTCGCTCGTGCCGTACGTGATCGACCAGCTCTCCGGGCTCGACGAGTCCTGA
- the mscL gene encoding large-conductance mechanosensitive channel protein MscL: protein MLKGFKDFLMRGNVIELAVAVVIGTAFTAIVTAFTNGLIKPLINAIGGSDAAKGLGFNVLSDNDSTFLDFGGVINAAINFVIVAAVVYFLLVLPMKKIQERRKRGQEEGPSEPTDVELLTEIRDLLRQQSGSNGQVSSRVESRD from the coding sequence ATGCTGAAGGGCTTCAAAGACTTCCTGATGCGCGGCAACGTCATCGAGCTGGCGGTCGCGGTCGTCATCGGGACGGCGTTCACCGCGATCGTCACGGCGTTCACCAACGGGCTGATCAAGCCGCTGATCAACGCGATCGGAGGTTCGGACGCCGCGAAGGGCCTGGGGTTCAACGTCCTGAGCGACAACGACTCCACGTTCCTCGACTTCGGCGGCGTGATCAACGCGGCGATCAACTTCGTGATCGTGGCCGCGGTGGTCTACTTCCTGCTGGTCCTGCCGATGAAGAAGATCCAGGAGCGCCGCAAGCGCGGCCAGGAGGAGGGCCCCTCCGAGCCGACGGACGTCGAGTTGCTGACGGAGATCCGCGACCTGCTGCGCCAGCAGAGCGGCTCCAACGGCCAGGTCAGCAGCCGCGTCGAAAGCCGCGACTGA
- a CDS encoding FmdB family zinc ribbon protein, with product MPTYQYACKECGHRFEAVQSFSDASLTECPECTGPLRKLYGAVGVIFKGSGFYRTDSRSSSSSSSSKSSTSSSSSSSSTSSESKSSSTSSSSSSSGTTTTAAAAS from the coding sequence GTGCCCACGTACCAGTACGCCTGCAAGGAGTGCGGCCACCGTTTCGAGGCCGTGCAGTCGTTCTCCGATGCCAGCCTGACCGAGTGCCCGGAGTGCACCGGCCCGCTGCGCAAGCTCTACGGAGCGGTCGGCGTGATCTTCAAGGGCTCCGGCTTCTACCGGACCGACTCGCGCTCGTCGTCTTCGTCCTCCTCGTCGAAGTCGTCCACCTCCTCCTCGTCCAGCTCGTCGAGCACCTCCAGCGAGAGCAAGAGCAGCTCCACCTCTTCGTCATCCTCGTCGAGCGGTACGACGACAACCGCGGCCGCGGCTTCCTGA
- a CDS encoding 5-formyltetrahydrofolate cyclo-ligase yields the protein MGAQRNDEVTKAEWRAKLSAARAAVTVQRRVAEAAALVRAVSAMSLPDTVCCYVPFGSEPGSIGLLDVLRDRGARVLLPAIPAEPGPLDWAEYTGTGSLRAGRLRRILEPTGPLLGPDALAGAGLVLLPAMAVDHRGVRLGRGAGFYDRSLAHAAPGADLVAVVRDAELVERLPAEDHDVLMTGALTPGRGHVRLPL from the coding sequence ATGGGTGCGCAGCGCAATGACGAGGTGACGAAGGCCGAGTGGCGCGCAAAGCTGTCCGCCGCCCGCGCGGCCGTCACCGTGCAGCGACGGGTCGCCGAGGCCGCCGCGCTGGTCCGCGCGGTGTCCGCGATGTCACTGCCGGACACCGTGTGCTGCTATGTCCCGTTCGGTTCCGAGCCGGGCTCGATCGGCCTGCTCGACGTGCTCCGCGACCGCGGCGCGCGGGTGCTGCTCCCGGCGATTCCCGCCGAGCCAGGGCCGCTGGACTGGGCCGAGTACACCGGCACCGGGAGCCTGCGCGCGGGCCGGCTGCGGCGCATCCTCGAGCCGACCGGTCCGCTACTCGGCCCGGACGCGCTGGCCGGCGCCGGGCTGGTCCTGCTGCCCGCGATGGCCGTCGACCACCGCGGCGTGCGCCTCGGGCGGGGCGCCGGGTTCTACGACCGGTCCCTCGCGCACGCCGCGCCCGGCGCCGACCTGGTGGCCGTCGTCCGAGACGCTGAGCTGGTCGAACGGCTGCCCGCGGAGGACCACGACGTGCTCATGACCGGGGCGCTCACCCCCGGCCGCGGGCACGTCCGGCTGCCACTGTGA
- a CDS encoding UTP--glucose-1-phosphate uridylyltransferase encodes MTGAFDNHSFRTAIVPAAGLGTRFLPTTKAVPKELLPVVDTPGIEIVASEAAQAGAKRLVIVTSPGKESVVNYFRPSPELEANLERKGKSALLEKVRRGPELIDVEVAIQEEALGLGHAVAQAEPNLTDEDAAVAVLLPDDLVLPAGVLSKMAEVRAKHGGSVLCAFDIPKEQISPYGVFDVTDTDDSDVKQVHGMVEKPSPEEAPSTYAAAGRYLLDRAIFDALRRIEPGAGGELQLTDAVALLIEEGHPVHIVVHRGGRHDLGNPGGFLKAAVDFALDDPDYGPELRNWLTERLGTDR; translated from the coding sequence ATGACGGGCGCCTTCGACAACCACTCGTTCCGAACCGCAATCGTCCCGGCCGCGGGCCTGGGCACCCGGTTCCTGCCGACGACGAAAGCGGTTCCCAAGGAGCTGCTCCCGGTGGTGGACACCCCGGGGATCGAGATCGTCGCGAGCGAAGCCGCGCAGGCCGGGGCGAAACGCCTGGTGATCGTCACCTCGCCGGGCAAGGAGTCCGTGGTCAACTACTTCCGGCCGTCGCCCGAGCTGGAGGCCAACCTCGAGCGCAAGGGCAAGTCCGCGCTGCTGGAGAAGGTCCGCCGCGGACCGGAGCTGATCGACGTCGAGGTCGCGATCCAGGAGGAGGCCCTGGGTCTCGGGCACGCGGTGGCCCAGGCCGAGCCGAACCTGACCGACGAGGACGCGGCCGTCGCGGTGCTGCTGCCCGACGACCTGGTGCTGCCGGCCGGCGTGCTCTCGAAGATGGCCGAGGTGCGCGCCAAGCACGGCGGCAGCGTGCTGTGCGCGTTCGACATCCCGAAGGAGCAGATCTCGCCCTACGGCGTGTTCGACGTCACCGACACGGACGACTCCGACGTCAAGCAGGTGCACGGCATGGTCGAGAAGCCGTCGCCGGAGGAAGCGCCGTCCACCTACGCGGCGGCCGGCCGCTACCTCCTCGACCGGGCGATCTTCGACGCCCTGCGTCGCATCGAGCCGGGCGCGGGTGGTGAACTGCAGCTCACCGATGCCGTCGCGCTGCTGATCGAGGAGGGCCACCCCGTGCACATCGTGGTCCACCGGGGCGGGCGGCACGACCTCGGCAACCCGGGCGGCTTCCTCAAGGCCGCCGTCGACTTCGCCCTCGACGACCCGGACTACGGGCCCGAACTGCGCAACTGGCTGACCGAACGACTCGGGACCGATCGCTGA
- the glp gene encoding gephyrin-like molybdotransferase Glp has protein sequence MTDPTPEPDQAEQDLRSVDEQIARVLQAAVRPRPVRVAISEAQGLLCAEEVVAEHALPGFDQAAVDGYAVRSVDVRADGEEPVQLPVVGEIPAGSRQPRRLQPGQAVRVATGAPLPTLADAVVPTAFTDGHPAKVTIHRSVPSAAYVRRTGEDVQIGDVAVRQGDTIGAAQVGLLAAVGRSKVLVYPRPRVSIVSVGDELVDIDRTPTTGQVYDVNSYALAAAARDAGAEVSRVGIVPSDPKRLREVVEGRLLMSEVVVVAGGAGGTAGDEVQAALSDLGEIDMTRVGMHPGSAQGFGRLGPDSVPTFLIPANPMSALVVFEVLIRPLIRAARGTRNPHRRTVSARLLSPVSSTKGRRGYLRGQLLRDESTGEYLVQPLGTSGAHLLASLAEANCLVNVDEDLTEVPAGEQVKVTFLAQRG, from the coding sequence ATGACCGACCCCACCCCGGAGCCCGACCAGGCCGAGCAGGACCTCCGCTCGGTCGACGAGCAGATCGCCCGTGTCCTGCAGGCCGCGGTGCGCCCGCGACCCGTCCGCGTCGCGATCTCCGAAGCGCAGGGCCTGCTTTGCGCCGAGGAGGTCGTGGCCGAACACGCGCTGCCCGGCTTCGACCAGGCCGCCGTCGACGGTTACGCGGTGCGCAGCGTGGACGTGCGCGCCGACGGCGAGGAGCCCGTCCAGCTCCCGGTGGTGGGGGAGATCCCGGCCGGCTCGCGGCAGCCCCGACGGCTGCAGCCCGGCCAGGCCGTCCGGGTCGCCACCGGGGCGCCGCTGCCGACCCTCGCCGACGCCGTCGTGCCGACCGCCTTCACCGACGGTCACCCGGCCAAGGTGACCATCCACCGTTCGGTGCCGTCCGCGGCCTACGTCCGGCGGACCGGTGAGGATGTGCAGATCGGCGACGTGGCCGTCCGCCAGGGCGACACGATCGGCGCGGCGCAGGTGGGCCTGCTCGCGGCGGTCGGCCGCTCGAAGGTGCTGGTCTACCCGCGGCCGCGGGTGTCGATCGTGTCGGTGGGCGACGAGCTGGTCGACATCGACCGCACCCCGACGACCGGCCAGGTCTACGACGTCAACTCCTACGCCCTCGCGGCCGCCGCGCGCGACGCGGGCGCCGAGGTCAGCCGCGTGGGGATCGTGCCGAGCGACCCGAAACGGCTGCGCGAGGTCGTCGAGGGCAGGCTGCTGATGTCCGAGGTCGTCGTGGTCGCAGGCGGCGCGGGCGGCACCGCGGGCGACGAGGTCCAGGCGGCCCTGTCCGACCTCGGCGAGATCGACATGACCCGCGTCGGCATGCACCCGGGGTCCGCGCAGGGCTTCGGGCGGCTCGGCCCGGACTCGGTGCCGACCTTCCTGATCCCGGCGAACCCGATGAGCGCACTGGTCGTGTTCGAGGTCTTGATCCGCCCGCTGATCCGCGCCGCCCGCGGCACCCGCAACCCGCACCGCCGCACGGTGAGCGCGCGGCTGCTGTCGCCGGTGTCCTCGACCAAGGGCCGGCGCGGCTACCTGCGCGGGCAGCTGCTCCGCGACGAGAGCACCGGCGAGTACCTGGTGCAGCCGCTCGGCACGTCCGGCGCGCACCTGCTCGCGTCGCTGGCCGAAGCGAACTGCCTCGTCAACGTGGACGAGGACCTCACCGAGGTGCCCGCGGGCGAGCAGGTCAAGGTGACCTTCCTGGCACAGCGGGGTTAG
- a CDS encoding GNAT family N-acetyltransferase: protein MQPAAYDLESRHPGWPARLGPIRVAAGDVAVRPIRLRDAGDWSRIRLRDQEHLEPWEPTGPGPWRDRNSYWSWPAQWTALRSLARRGQCLPYTITLDGEFAGQITVGNVIRASLRSAWVGYWVSSSVVKGGVATAAVALVVDHAFSSAGLHRIEATVRPENTPSIKVLTKAGFRQEGLFKRYLDVAGDWRDHYCYAMTVEESGPGLVARLVAAGRAEYL from the coding sequence GTGCAGCCAGCAGCGTATGACCTGGAGTCCCGCCACCCCGGGTGGCCGGCCCGGCTGGGCCCGATCCGGGTGGCGGCCGGTGACGTCGCGGTGCGGCCGATCCGCCTGCGCGACGCGGGCGACTGGAGCCGGATCCGGCTGCGCGACCAGGAGCACCTCGAGCCGTGGGAGCCGACCGGGCCGGGGCCGTGGCGCGACCGGAACAGCTACTGGTCCTGGCCCGCGCAGTGGACGGCGCTGCGGTCGCTGGCCCGGCGCGGCCAGTGCCTGCCGTACACGATCACGCTGGACGGCGAGTTCGCCGGGCAGATCACGGTCGGTAACGTGATCCGGGCCTCACTGCGCTCGGCCTGGGTCGGTTACTGGGTGTCCTCCTCTGTGGTGAAGGGCGGGGTCGCCACGGCGGCCGTCGCGCTCGTCGTGGACCACGCGTTCAGCTCCGCCGGCCTGCACCGCATCGAGGCCACCGTGCGGCCGGAGAACACGCCGAGCATCAAGGTGCTGACCAAGGCGGGGTTCCGGCAGGAAGGCCTGTTCAAGCGGTACCTGGACGTGGCGGGCGACTGGCGGGACCACTACTGCTACGCGATGACGGTCGAGGAGAGCGGACCGGGTCTCGTGGCGCGTCTGGTCGCCGCCGGACGCGCCGAATACCTGTGA
- the glpR gene encoding gephyrin-like molybdotransferase receptor GlpR has protein sequence MPSSLIIVALAAAWLVVLVPMVARKRQAVTQTADAELAARVVRSGGGADDAEEEFAMSETTQQVAEADDRVDYDDVEEYEEEPARRYEPVSDRRYRPGRGGFDPEAAEIAARAKYAFRQRVVLCLFLLAVVTAAGAGFLTSSLWWLHGAIDLVLVGYLAYLRRQVRIEAEIRQRRLARLGSRPAARPARRERPAEELDVAEPPREVPGVERRPSPASRLRGRAVVVDLEDEDPAFHDLDDPDQLPFRRAVGE, from the coding sequence TTGCCCAGCTCGCTGATCATCGTCGCCTTGGCCGCGGCCTGGCTCGTCGTGCTCGTGCCCATGGTCGCCCGCAAGCGCCAGGCGGTCACGCAGACGGCCGACGCCGAACTGGCCGCCCGCGTGGTCCGAAGTGGCGGCGGCGCAGACGACGCGGAGGAGGAGTTCGCGATGTCCGAAACCACCCAGCAGGTCGCTGAGGCCGACGACCGCGTCGACTACGACGACGTCGAAGAGTACGAAGAGGAGCCGGCGCGCCGGTACGAGCCGGTGTCCGACCGCCGCTACCGGCCTGGCCGCGGCGGGTTCGACCCGGAGGCCGCGGAGATCGCCGCGCGCGCCAAGTACGCGTTCCGCCAGCGGGTCGTCCTCTGCCTGTTCCTGCTCGCGGTCGTCACCGCCGCCGGAGCCGGATTCCTGACCTCGTCGCTGTGGTGGCTGCACGGCGCCATTGACCTCGTCCTGGTGGGTTACCTCGCCTACCTGCGTCGGCAGGTGCGCATCGAAGCCGAGATCCGCCAGCGCCGCTTGGCCCGCCTCGGCTCCCGCCCCGCGGCGCGCCCCGCCCGCCGCGAGCGCCCCGCCGAGGAGCTCGACGTCGCCGAGCCGCCGCGCGAGGTCCCCGGCGTCGAGCGCCGCCCCTCGCCCGCGTCGCGCCTCCGCGGCCGCGCGGTGGTCGTCGACCTCGAAGACGAAGACCCCGCGTTCCACGACCTGGACGACCCGGACCAGCTCCCGTTCCGGCGCGCGGTCGGAGAGTAG
- a CDS encoding cupin domain-containing protein, whose protein sequence is MRFFLLPAGGSRPVPTPPWATVKATAEDTEGRFTLLEVNGEVDLPGRVQEVADEFVYVIDGAVEVDVDRTTHHLTAGMCVMAPRGVPHAIRTAGAPVHALHLLSHGAAGVGGKVDRGYVLARGEARPGRIRLPPAFSVKARSSDTGGLFSLLEVTVAQPIPRHTHHVADECIYVLDGALEIDFGGTTYTARKGEFVLLPHGAPHAIGPGSAPPPRVVQISTPGGWELVVEALIEHRTEVSKGGRFNPTALNRYTTPHHVTYDTH, encoded by the coding sequence ATGCGTTTCTTCCTGCTTCCCGCCGGCGGCTCCCGGCCGGTGCCGACCCCGCCGTGGGCGACGGTCAAGGCCACGGCCGAGGACACTGAGGGCCGCTTCACGCTGCTGGAGGTCAACGGCGAGGTCGACCTGCCCGGCCGCGTGCAGGAGGTGGCCGACGAGTTCGTGTACGTCATCGACGGCGCGGTCGAGGTGGATGTGGACCGGACCACGCACCACCTGACTGCCGGCATGTGCGTGATGGCGCCGCGGGGTGTGCCTCACGCGATCCGCACGGCCGGCGCGCCGGTGCACGCGTTGCACCTGCTCTCGCACGGTGCTGCGGGGGTCGGGGGCAAGGTGGATCGCGGCTACGTGCTGGCGCGGGGCGAGGCGCGGCCCGGCCGGATCCGGTTGCCGCCCGCGTTCAGCGTCAAGGCGCGGAGTTCCGACACCGGCGGGTTGTTCTCGTTGCTGGAGGTCACGGTGGCGCAGCCGATTCCGCGCCACACGCACCATGTGGCCGACGAGTGCATCTACGTCTTGGATGGCGCGCTGGAAATCGACTTCGGCGGCACGACTTACACGGCGCGAAAGGGCGAGTTCGTCCTGCTACCGCACGGGGCACCGCACGCGATCGGGCCGGGTTCGGCGCCACCGCCGCGGGTGGTGCAGATCTCCACCCCCGGCGGCTGGGAATTGGTGGTGGAGGCGTTGATCGAACACCGCACGGAGGTCAGCAAGGGCGGCCGGTTCAACCCCACCGCGCTGAACCGCTACACAACTCCCCACCACGTAACCTACGACACCCACTAA
- a CDS encoding amidohydrolase family protein — protein MRTLIRGVRVFDGERTTARADVLIDGDRIAEPGGPADVLVDGTGRTLLPGLIDAHTHTFDGNLAQALRFGVTTELDMFCLPANLSRQRALAAERDDVADIRSSGVLATAPGGHPSQLMTALGDTLGDAAGPFDTVATADQAAAFVAARQAEGADYLKVVVDDGTVHGADLPVLAPDVVAALVESAHDAGLAVIAHAITAAEVEIALDAGVDGLAHVWVDAGPGTAELAARVATQGVFVVSTLVYFEVISGQGGADHAVPGSGTGAVRVARALRAAGVPLLAGTDATPFAPVHGESLHRELELLTEAGLTAEEALAAATSVPAHHFGLDDRGRIAPGLRADLVLVDGDPTRDIAATRSIVDVWRRGVRQAR, from the coding sequence ATGCGAACCCTGATTCGCGGCGTGCGGGTGTTCGACGGGGAGCGGACCACCGCCCGCGCCGACGTGCTGATCGACGGCGACCGGATCGCCGAGCCCGGCGGGCCCGCTGACGTACTGGTGGACGGGACCGGGCGGACCCTGCTGCCCGGCTTGATCGACGCGCACACCCACACCTTCGACGGCAACCTCGCGCAGGCGCTGCGGTTCGGCGTGACGACCGAGCTGGACATGTTCTGCCTGCCTGCGAACCTGTCCCGGCAGCGGGCGCTGGCCGCCGAGCGCGACGACGTCGCCGACATCCGAAGCTCCGGTGTGCTCGCGACCGCGCCGGGCGGGCATCCCAGCCAGTTGATGACCGCGCTCGGCGACACGCTCGGCGACGCGGCCGGCCCGTTCGACACGGTCGCGACGGCAGACCAGGCGGCGGCGTTCGTCGCGGCGCGGCAGGCGGAAGGGGCCGACTACCTGAAGGTGGTCGTCGACGACGGCACGGTGCACGGCGCCGACCTGCCGGTGCTGGCGCCGGACGTGGTGGCGGCGCTCGTCGAGTCCGCGCACGACGCGGGACTGGCGGTGATCGCGCACGCGATCACCGCGGCGGAGGTCGAGATCGCGCTCGACGCCGGTGTGGACGGGCTGGCGCACGTCTGGGTCGACGCGGGACCGGGCACGGCGGAGCTCGCGGCACGGGTCGCGACGCAGGGTGTGTTCGTGGTGAGCACCCTGGTGTACTTCGAGGTGATCAGTGGCCAGGGCGGGGCCGATCACGCCGTTCCGGGCAGCGGGACGGGCGCGGTGCGGGTGGCGCGCGCGTTGCGGGCGGCCGGCGTGCCGCTGCTGGCGGGCACGGACGCGACTCCGTTCGCGCCCGTGCACGGGGAAAGCCTGCACCGCGAGCTGGAACTGCTGACCGAGGCGGGACTGACCGCGGAGGAGGCGCTGGCCGCGGCGACCAGCGTGCCCGCCCACCACTTCGGGCTGGACGACCGCGGGCGCATCGCCCCCGGCCTTCGCGCCGACCTGGTGCTGGTCGACGGCGACCCCACGCGCGACATCGCCGCCACGCGTTCGATCGTCGACGTCTGGCGGCGTGGTGTCCGCCAGGCCCGCTGA
- the sigJ gene encoding RNA polymerase sigma factor SigJ, translating into MTDQDFATRTFVDHRELLFAIVYDMLGSVADTEDVLQETWLGWEAADHGRVGTPRAYLVRIAVNKALARRAALSRRRETYVGQWLPEPVVTDLPDPVLRAESSSMALLVVLESLSPAERAVFVLHDVFGYPHTEIADILGRSPEAVRQLAHRAREHVRARRPRYRVDARVQREVTERFVEAAMGGDLEALLQVLAPDVTLWTDGGGKGVATSLRPVHGRDAVASLLVGVTANATGAFDIRYRQVNGDPSALLFSGDSPFAVLVLDLTPAGDRVRGIYSVTNPDKLTRIPR; encoded by the coding sequence ATGACAGACCAGGATTTCGCCACGCGCACGTTCGTCGACCACCGCGAACTGCTGTTCGCGATCGTCTACGACATGCTCGGCAGCGTCGCCGACACCGAGGACGTACTCCAGGAGACCTGGCTCGGGTGGGAGGCCGCCGATCACGGGCGGGTCGGCACCCCGCGCGCCTACCTGGTCCGCATCGCCGTCAACAAGGCCCTCGCCCGCCGGGCCGCGCTCAGCCGCCGCCGCGAGACCTACGTCGGCCAGTGGCTGCCCGAACCGGTGGTCACCGACCTGCCCGATCCCGTGCTGCGCGCCGAATCGTCGTCGATGGCGTTGCTGGTGGTGCTGGAATCGCTCAGCCCAGCCGAACGCGCGGTGTTCGTGCTGCACGACGTGTTCGGCTACCCGCACACCGAGATCGCGGACATCCTCGGCCGCAGCCCCGAAGCCGTGCGGCAGCTGGCCCACCGCGCACGCGAGCACGTCCGCGCTCGCCGACCGCGGTACCGTGTCGACGCCCGCGTGCAGCGGGAGGTCACGGAACGGTTCGTCGAGGCAGCGATGGGCGGTGACCTGGAAGCGCTGCTCCAGGTGCTGGCCCCGGATGTGACACTGTGGACAGACGGTGGCGGCAAGGGAGTGGCCACCAGCCTGCGGCCGGTGCACGGCCGGGACGCGGTCGCGAGCCTGCTGGTCGGCGTCACCGCGAACGCGACCGGGGCCTTCGACATCCGGTACCGCCAGGTGAACGGTGACCCGTCCGCGTTGCTGTTCTCCGGCGACTCGCCGTTCGCCGTGCTGGTCCTCGACCTCACCCCGGCGGGCGACCGGGTGCGCGGCATCTACTCGGTGACCAACCCGGACAAGCTCACCAGGATCCCGCGGTAG
- a CDS encoding daunorubicin resistance protein DrrA family ABC transporter ATP-binding protein produces MTEAITASGLRKSYQDKVVLDGIDLSVPAGTIFSLLGPNGAGKTTTVNVLTTLIKADGGTVRVAGHDVATEAKAVRAAIGVTGQFAAVDELLTGQENLQLMVDLNRVPAKDGRRVVAELLDRFDLTGAAQKPASTYSGGMRRKLDLAMTLVGNPRIIFLDEPTTGLDPRSRRTMWDIIRGLVADGVTIFLTTQYLEEADQLADRVAVLDKGRLVAQGTPDELKRQVPGTHVRLRFATATELDSAARVLPGATRDDDALTLRVPSDGGTKSLRALLDRLDEYSLSAETFTVHTPDLDDVFLALTGHTTEVVAK; encoded by the coding sequence ATGACAGAGGCGATCACGGCTTCCGGGCTCCGGAAGTCCTACCAAGACAAAGTCGTGCTCGACGGGATCGATCTCAGCGTTCCGGCGGGCACCATCTTCTCCCTGCTCGGGCCCAACGGCGCCGGCAAGACCACGACCGTCAACGTGCTGACCACGCTGATCAAGGCCGACGGCGGCACCGTCCGCGTCGCCGGGCACGACGTCGCCACCGAGGCCAAGGCGGTGCGCGCGGCGATCGGCGTGACCGGCCAGTTCGCCGCCGTCGACGAGCTGCTCACCGGCCAGGAGAACCTGCAGCTGATGGTGGACCTGAACCGGGTTCCAGCCAAGGACGGCAGGCGCGTCGTCGCCGAGCTGCTCGACCGGTTCGACCTGACCGGCGCGGCCCAGAAACCCGCGTCGACCTACTCCGGCGGCATGCGCCGGAAGCTCGACCTGGCGATGACGCTCGTCGGCAACCCGCGGATCATCTTCCTCGACGAGCCGACGACCGGTCTGGACCCGCGCAGCCGCCGCACGATGTGGGACATCATCCGCGGCCTGGTGGCCGACGGCGTGACCATCTTCCTCACCACCCAGTACCTGGAGGAAGCCGACCAGCTGGCCGACCGCGTCGCCGTGCTGGACAAGGGCCGCCTCGTCGCGCAAGGCACCCCCGACGAACTCAAGCGCCAGGTCCCCGGCACCCACGTGCGGCTCCGGTTCGCCACGGCCACCGAGCTCGACTCGGCCGCCCGGGTCCTCCCCGGCGCCACCCGCGACGACGACGCCCTGACCCTGCGCGTGCCCAGCGACGGCGGCACGAAGTCGTTGCGTGCCCTGCTCGACCGGCTCGACGAGTACTCGCTCAGCGCCGAAACCTTCACCGTCCACACGCCCGACCTCGATGACGTCTTCCTCGCCCTCACGGGCCACACCACGGAGGTGGTCGCGAAATGA
- a CDS encoding ABC transporter permease, which translates to MNNQSLVMLRRNFKHIARNPVTVFNAVLMPIVVMVMFVYMLGDAFSVGVDYVDYATPGLMLLAVCYGLGGVATAVSSDMTKGIINRFKVMDVSRSAVLNGHVIASVLTNLLAIAALVGVAFLLGFSPSADVLDWLGVLGVVVLLGLATGWLTVALGLAAKSVETAGMAAVPLVMLPFFSSAIVPADKMGPGLREFAEYQPFTPIIETLRGLLNGSPATGDLIAALAWCAGIALVGYLWASATFKKRA; encoded by the coding sequence ATGAACAACCAGTCGCTCGTGATGCTGCGCCGCAACTTCAAGCACATCGCGCGGAACCCGGTCACCGTCTTCAACGCGGTCCTGATGCCGATCGTGGTCATGGTGATGTTCGTGTACATGCTCGGCGACGCGTTCAGCGTCGGTGTCGACTACGTCGACTACGCCACGCCGGGCCTGATGCTGCTGGCTGTCTGTTATGGACTCGGCGGTGTCGCGACCGCGGTGAGCTCCGACATGACCAAGGGCATCATCAACCGGTTCAAGGTCATGGACGTCTCCCGCAGCGCCGTGCTGAACGGGCACGTCATCGCCAGCGTGCTGACCAACCTGCTCGCCATCGCGGCGCTCGTCGGCGTGGCGTTCCTGCTCGGGTTCAGCCCGTCCGCGGACGTCCTCGACTGGCTCGGCGTGCTCGGTGTGGTGGTGCTGCTCGGTCTCGCGACCGGCTGGCTGACCGTGGCGCTGGGGCTGGCGGCCAAGTCCGTGGAGACGGCGGGGATGGCGGCGGTGCCGCTGGTCATGCTCCCGTTCTTCAGCAGCGCGATCGTCCCCGCCGACAAGATGGGGCCGGGCCTGCGCGAGTTCGCGGAGTACCAGCCGTTCACGCCGATCATCGAAACCCTGCGCGGCCTGCTCAACGGATCGCCCGCCACCGGTGACCTGATCGCCGCCCTCGCCTGGTGCGCCGGGATCGCGCTCGTCGGCTACCTGTGGGCGTCCGCCACGTTCAAGAAGCGAGCGTGA